In a genomic window of Staphylococcus taiwanensis:
- a CDS encoding TetR/AcrR family transcriptional regulator yields the protein MAGRPKDPTINHKIFNELDRMLATTHFRDITIDQISENTGVSKATIYRRWKDKSSIIVDMFVSRAQIFENENKDLHTGLYQFLFKIMEIYKTNLGRAVIEILISNQQVEARELFMKGYFKNNRKLLKSIIAHHIKEEDQDLFIDMIFSPIYFNILIKPETLDEAYIKKMLDVILKSFNQ from the coding sequence ATGGCTGGAAGACCAAAAGATCCGACAATCAATCATAAAATTTTTAATGAATTAGATCGAATGTTGGCTACGACACATTTTAGAGACATCACTATTGATCAAATTTCTGAAAACACAGGTGTGTCTAAAGCTACAATATATCGACGTTGGAAAGATAAATCTTCAATTATTGTAGATATGTTCGTTAGTAGAGCCCAAATTTTTGAAAATGAAAATAAAGATCTACACACGGGGTTGTATCAATTCTTATTTAAAATAATGGAAATTTATAAAACGAATTTAGGGCGTGCGGTTATTGAAATATTAATTAGTAATCAACAAGTTGAAGCACGTGAATTGTTTATGAAGGGTTATTTTAAAAATAACCGAAAATTATTAAAATCTATCATAGCACATCACATAAAAGAAGAGGATCAAGATTTATTTATAGATATGATTTTCTCACCAATTTATTTTAATATTTTAATTAAACCTGAAACTTTAGATGAAGCATATATTAAAAAAATGCTAGACGTTATCTTAAAATCTTTTAATCAATAA
- a CDS encoding DUF3147 family protein has protein sequence MKLAIIKFLVGGLAVTLSYIISVILPWKELGGVFATLPAVFLVSLFITGMQHGDVIAKHVSRGAVFGMTGVLISILATWGMLYYTNQWLLSIVIGFIAWFVSAVIIFEAVEFISHLRRGKHGWKTKRSDNQS, from the coding sequence ATGAAATTGGCAATAATTAAATTTCTAGTAGGTGGATTAGCAGTGACGCTGAGTTATATTATCTCAGTCATCTTACCATGGAAAGAATTAGGAGGCGTCTTTGCTACATTACCGGCAGTGTTCTTAGTATCTTTATTTATAACAGGTATGCAACATGGCGATGTTATTGCTAAACACGTAAGTAGAGGTGCAGTTTTTGGCATGACGGGCGTACTTATTAGTATATTAGCAACTTGGGGAATGCTATATTATACTAATCAATGGCTACTTAGTATTGTTATTGGATTTATTGCATGGTTTGTAAGTGCAGTAATTATTTTTGAAGCGGTTGAATTTATTTCGCATTTAAGAAGGGGAAAACATGGCTGGAAGACCAAAAGATCCGACAATCAATCATAA
- a CDS encoding DUF3147 family protein: protein MFGISISSAILHFMIGGLAVAIASIMAEKVGGKMGGIIATMPAVYLAAIIALAIDHHGDKLVQMSIHLSAGAVIGIISCIITVFLTSIYISKRDYKKGTAFAFVCWVVISLAIFAVRHIS, encoded by the coding sequence GTGTTTGGAATATCAATTTCTAGTGCGATACTCCATTTTATGATTGGAGGTCTTGCTGTAGCCATTGCCTCGATTATGGCTGAAAAAGTAGGCGGTAAAATGGGTGGTATCATTGCAACAATGCCGGCAGTCTACCTTGCTGCTATTATTGCATTAGCAATAGACCATCATGGCGATAAACTTGTTCAAATGTCCATTCATCTTAGTGCTGGTGCGGTAATAGGCATTATTTCATGTATCATTACTGTTTTCTTAACATCTATCTATATTAGTAAACGAGATTATAAAAAAGGCACCGCATTTGCATTTGTATGTTGGGTTGTCATTTCGCTTGCTATTTTTGCAGTAAGACATATTTCATAA
- the noc gene encoding nucleoid occlusion protein, with the protein MKKPFSKLFGLKNKDDIVGYIEEDRNSSVESIQIERIVPNRYQPRQVFDSSKITELAESIDEHGLLQPIVVRPIEENMYEIIAGERRFRALQSLHKSQADVIIRHMNDEETAVVALIENIQRENLSAVEEAEAYKKLLEIGGTTQSELAKSLGKSQSFIANKLRLLKLAPKVISRLREGKITERHARAVLSLENDDQEKLIEQVISQKLNVKQTEARVKQKMGPEKVKAQSFQFSKDLTQARDEVGKSIQAIEQSGIHVEHRDKDHEDYYEIKIKIYKK; encoded by the coding sequence ATGAAAAAACCTTTTTCAAAATTATTTGGATTGAAAAATAAAGATGACATCGTTGGATACATTGAAGAAGATCGCAATTCTAGCGTCGAATCCATTCAAATAGAGCGTATTGTACCTAACCGTTATCAACCAAGACAGGTGTTTGACTCAAGTAAGATTACTGAACTTGCTGAATCTATTGATGAGCATGGCTTGTTACAACCCATCGTTGTAAGACCGATTGAAGAGAATATGTACGAAATTATTGCCGGTGAACGACGTTTCAGAGCGTTGCAGTCATTGCATAAATCGCAAGCTGACGTCATTATTCGCCATATGAATGATGAAGAAACAGCTGTCGTAGCCTTAATTGAGAATATTCAACGTGAAAATTTATCTGCAGTTGAAGAAGCGGAAGCTTATAAAAAGCTTCTCGAAATTGGTGGCACAACACAAAGTGAATTGGCTAAAAGTTTAGGTAAGAGTCAGAGCTTTATTGCGAACAAGTTGCGCTTACTTAAATTAGCACCTAAAGTGATTAGTCGTTTAAGAGAAGGCAAGATTACTGAGCGTCATGCACGAGCGGTCTTATCCCTTGAAAATGATGACCAAGAAAAGTTAATTGAACAAGTCATCAGTCAAAAATTAAATGTTAAACAAACAGAAGCACGTGTTAAACAAAAAATGGGACCTGAGAAAGTAAAAGCGCAATCTTTCCAATTCTCCAAAGATTTAACACAAGCACGTGATGAGGTTGGGAAAAGCATTCAAGCGATTGAACAATCTGGTATTCATGTAGAGCATCGTGATAAAGATCATGAAGATTATTATGAAATTAAGATAAAAATTTATAAGAAATAG